A genomic window from Nocardioides jiangxiensis includes:
- the pth gene encoding aminoacyl-tRNA hydrolase yields the protein MSDDVWLVVGLGNPGDKYAGTRHNIGYLVTDELASRMNAGFRRHKSGRADVVEGRFQPGGARIVLARPHAYMNESGGPVKALCSFYKIEPDHVIAIHDELDIDFGTLRVKLGGGDNGHNGLRSMRSSLGTGDFFRVRAGIGRPPGRQDVADFVLSNYSSTERKELPFQVGDAADAVESLVADGLEKTQQRFNS from the coding sequence ATGAGTGACGACGTGTGGCTGGTGGTCGGTCTGGGCAACCCGGGCGACAAGTACGCCGGGACCCGGCACAACATCGGCTACCTGGTCACCGACGAGCTCGCCTCGCGGATGAACGCCGGCTTCCGGCGCCACAAGTCCGGCCGGGCCGACGTCGTCGAGGGGCGCTTCCAGCCCGGCGGTGCCCGCATCGTGCTGGCCCGCCCGCACGCGTACATGAACGAGTCCGGTGGCCCGGTCAAGGCGCTGTGCAGCTTCTACAAGATCGAGCCCGACCACGTCATCGCGATCCACGACGAGCTCGACATCGACTTCGGCACGCTGCGGGTCAAGCTCGGCGGTGGCGACAACGGGCACAACGGCCTGCGCTCGATGCGCTCCAGCCTCGGCACGGGCGACTTCTTCCGGGTGCGTGCCGGCATCGGCCGCCCGCCGGGCCGCCAGGACGTCGCCGACTTCGTCCTCTCGAACTACTCCAGCACCGAGCGCAAGGAGCTCCCGTTCCAGGTCGGCGACGCCGCGGACGCGGTCGAGAGCCTGGTCGCGGACGGCCTGGAGAAGACGCAGCAGCGCTTCAACTCCTGA
- a CDS encoding AMIN-like domain-containing (lipo)protein yields MIRRLLATLASGLLAATLSAPPASALPAWQTTGSSWSNPDARHPLVTGLRYAQHSNFDRVVITVTGRIPGWTVRYARTHTYDGSGEPVPIRAGADLVLFPAYAHRADGSSCYTGPQLARPHLPALKAVAFTGDFEGYVSFAFGLDGRNPYRIFALHDPQRIVLDFRHAS; encoded by the coding sequence ATGATCCGCCGCCTCCTCGCCACGCTGGCCTCGGGCCTCCTCGCCGCCACTCTCAGCGCTCCCCCGGCCTCCGCCCTGCCCGCGTGGCAGACGACCGGCTCGAGCTGGTCCAACCCGGACGCGCGCCACCCGCTGGTCACCGGCCTCCGCTACGCGCAGCACAGCAACTTCGACCGCGTGGTCATCACGGTCACGGGGAGGATCCCCGGCTGGACGGTCCGCTACGCCCGCACCCACACGTACGACGGGTCGGGCGAGCCCGTGCCGATCCGGGCCGGCGCCGACCTCGTGCTGTTCCCGGCGTACGCACACCGGGCCGACGGCTCCTCGTGCTACACCGGTCCGCAGCTGGCCCGGCCGCACCTCCCCGCCCTCAAGGCGGTCGCCTTCACCGGCGACTTCGAGGGCTACGTGTCGTTCGCGTTCGGGCTCGACGGCCGCAACCCGTACCGGATCTTCGCCCTGCACGACCCGCAGCGGATCGTGCTCGACTTCCGGCACGCCTCCTGA
- a CDS encoding 3'(2'),5'-bisphosphate nucleotidase CysQ, whose amino-acid sequence MSDFKAPLPADAATDDHVLATWLATVAGERLLEVRATSGLEGKELKDAGDRAAHELLMELVAEHRPDDAVLSEEALETAEDKTARLRASRVWIIDPLDGTREFSEVPREDWAVHVALWQDGDLVAGAVAQPALGETFNTKTPLVVPPSTSERVRIAVSRSRPPAFVEALAKELDAELVPMGSAGVKVLSVARDISDAYVHAGGQYEWDSAAPVAVARAAGLFTSRVDGSELKYNQEDVYLPDLIVCRPELAERIVAFVKAHGTD is encoded by the coding sequence ATGTCCGACTTCAAGGCACCCCTGCCGGCCGACGCCGCCACCGACGACCACGTCCTCGCCACCTGGCTCGCCACGGTCGCGGGCGAGCGCCTGCTCGAGGTCCGCGCGACCTCCGGTCTCGAGGGCAAGGAGCTCAAGGACGCCGGCGACCGGGCCGCCCACGAGCTGCTCATGGAGCTCGTCGCCGAGCACCGCCCCGACGACGCCGTCCTCTCCGAGGAGGCGCTGGAGACGGCCGAGGACAAGACCGCCCGCCTGCGTGCCTCGCGCGTGTGGATCATCGACCCGCTCGACGGCACCCGCGAGTTCTCCGAGGTGCCGCGCGAGGACTGGGCGGTCCACGTCGCGCTGTGGCAGGACGGCGACCTCGTCGCCGGTGCCGTCGCGCAGCCCGCACTGGGGGAGACCTTCAACACCAAGACCCCGCTCGTCGTCCCGCCGTCGACCTCGGAGCGCGTGCGCATCGCGGTCAGCCGCAGCCGGCCTCCGGCGTTCGTCGAGGCGCTGGCGAAGGAGCTCGACGCCGAGCTGGTCCCGATGGGCTCGGCCGGCGTGAAGGTGCTGAGCGTCGCCCGCGACATCTCCGACGCCTACGTGCACGCCGGTGGCCAGTACGAGTGGGACTCGGCTGCGCCCGTCGCGGTGGCCCGCGCCGCCGGTCTCTTCACCAGCCGCGTCGACGGCTCGGAGCTGAAGTACAACCAGGAGGACGTCTACCTCCCGGACCTGATCGTCTGCCGCCCGGAGCTCGCCGAGCGCATCGTCGCCTTCGTGAAGGCCCACGGCACGGACTGA
- the pstC gene encoding phosphate ABC transporter permease subunit PstC, with the protein MLRTEVLPSSRPEVDQRPRTISRKPAGVDAVFAHSSRAVGATVLVITGGVGLFLAFQAIPTLRDYGLGFFTEEQWSPDTNQIGIAGVLVGTLSVALVAMFFAFPLALASALYISEYAPAKLKPTLVSMIDLMAAVPSIVYGLWGFFLVMPHAGEVAVGIQRLLGWIPIFRVTTVDSSGAVVTSDPHAAVVDATRYVSSAFCAGIAVSMMVMPMACAVMRQVFSQTPPGEKEAALALGSTHWGMIRAVVLPFGRGGIIGGTMLGLGRALGETIAVVLIVSPAFDVKPRILEIGTATVSSLIAARFGEATAAQLSALLAAGLVLFLLTFVVNTLAALIVARSRSGAGADA; encoded by the coding sequence ATGCTTCGAACCGAGGTGCTGCCCTCGTCGCGTCCCGAGGTGGACCAGCGACCGCGCACGATCTCGCGCAAGCCCGCCGGCGTGGACGCCGTGTTCGCCCACTCCTCGCGGGCCGTCGGCGCCACCGTCCTCGTGATCACGGGAGGCGTCGGTCTCTTTCTCGCCTTCCAGGCGATCCCGACGTTGCGGGACTACGGTCTCGGCTTCTTCACCGAGGAACAGTGGTCCCCCGACACCAACCAGATCGGCATCGCAGGCGTGCTCGTCGGCACCCTGTCGGTGGCGCTCGTCGCGATGTTCTTCGCCTTCCCGCTCGCCCTGGCGAGCGCGCTCTACATCTCCGAGTACGCGCCGGCGAAGCTCAAGCCGACCCTCGTGTCGATGATCGACCTGATGGCCGCCGTGCCGTCGATCGTCTACGGCCTCTGGGGCTTCTTCCTGGTCATGCCGCACGCGGGCGAGGTGGCCGTCGGCATCCAGCGGCTCCTGGGATGGATCCCGATCTTCCGGGTGACCACGGTCGACTCGTCGGGCGCCGTCGTCACGTCCGACCCGCACGCTGCCGTCGTCGACGCGACCCGCTACGTCTCGAGCGCGTTCTGCGCCGGCATCGCGGTCTCGATGATGGTCATGCCGATGGCCTGCGCCGTCATGCGCCAGGTCTTCTCGCAGACTCCTCCGGGGGAGAAGGAGGCCGCACTCGCGCTGGGTTCCACCCACTGGGGCATGATCCGGGCCGTCGTCCTGCCCTTCGGTCGCGGCGGCATCATCGGCGGAACCATGCTCGGCCTCGGTCGCGCGCTCGGTGAGACGATCGCCGTCGTCCTGATCGTGTCGCCAGCCTTCGACGTGAAGCCCCGGATCCTCGAGATCGGCACGGCCACCGTGTCGTCGCTCATCGCGGCGCGCTTCGGCGAGGCGACCGCCGCGCAGCTCTCGGCGCTGCTCGCGGCCGGCCTGGTCCTCTTCCTGCTCACGTTCGTCGTCAACACGCTCGCCGCGCTGATCGTCGCGCGAAGCCGCTCCGGAGCGGGGGCCGACGCCTGA